In Helianthus annuus cultivar XRQ/B chromosome 9, HanXRQr2.0-SUNRISE, whole genome shotgun sequence, the following are encoded in one genomic region:
- the LOC110900984 gene encoding WAS/WASL-interacting protein family member 1-like, protein MDEDTDPMEPASGTPNHPIEISDGSSFHGSPYRGPDSFQEKFNQYDWYFTPSEHSSSHQQYQQQQDPSEGQRFVAVTPPPPPPVEQQPPPEPPRRRRSNARMSVRGGVRISTPQPSIGSHYPPLQEEEDPQLGGPSSPIPDINSVPVVPPLGFDNPIPAYAGSAAYNPFEQPAHTHYN, encoded by the coding sequence atggacgaggatactgacccCATGGAGCCTGCATCAGGAACGCCGAACCACCCTATAgagatctcagatgggtcatCGTTCCATGGATCGCCATATCGCGGACCGGACAGTTTTCAGGAGAAGTTTAACCAGTATGACTGGTACTTCACCCCATCCGAGCACTCGTCGTCCCACCAGCAGTatcagcagcaacaggatccttcggaGGGTcaacgatttgtggcagtcacgccgccaccaccaccgccagtaGAGCAGCAACCGCCTCCAGAGCcgccgaggcggagaaggtcgaacgcacggatgtccgtgcgaggtggAGTTCGAATCAGTACTCCCCAGCCTTCAATTGGCAGCCATTACCCGCCACTTCAGGAAGAAGAGGACCCACAGTTGGGAGGTCCATCGAGCCCTATTCCAGACATCAACTCAGTTCCTGTGGTACCACCTTTGGGTTTCGATAACCCGATTCCTGCATATGCTGGATCCGCGGCATACAACCCCTTCGAGCAGCCGGCGCATACCCACTACAACTAG
- the LOC110900983 gene encoding toll/interleukin-1 receptor-like protein, whose translation MASTSSSSVPKSFRYDVFLSFRGEDTCKTFVDHLYVALVNKGIITYKDDEKIEKGERINEQLMRSIEDSRFYIIVFSKNYVASSWCLDELAKIMECQKMTEHTAYPIF comes from the coding sequence ATGGCTTCTACTTCATCTTCATCAGTTCCAAAAAGCTTCAGATATGATGTCTTTTTGAGTTTCAGGGGTGAAGACACCTGTAAAACCTTTGTTGATCATCTCTATGTTGCTCTTGTCAATAAAGGCATCATTACTTACAAAGACGATGAGAAAATTGAAAAAGGGGAAAGGATCAATGAGCAGCTAATGAGATCCATCGAAGACTCCAGATTTTACATAATTGTGTTCTCCAAGAACTATGTGGCTTCATCATGGTGCTTAGATGAGCTTGCCAAGATCATGGAGTGCCAAAAGATGACCGAGCATACTGCTTACCCCATCTTCTAG